TGCGCCAGGGTTTACGGGAGATCGGGATGCCTCCCTACACCCCCGACGAGCTCCTGGCGCCGGTTCTCACCGCCGCCTTTGGACCTCCAGGTGTTCCAACCGGGAAGATCGTCGCCTACATGGCCGAAGTGCACCACACCAAGATCGCCGGCGGGCTCGGGGACCTCCTCAAGGACAAGATCATTCGCATCGGGCACATGTCGCCGACCGTGGCCGAATCGGACATCGACCAGGTACTGAGTCAGCTGGCATCCTTCACCCCGGAGTGGCGCGAAGCGCCTTAGCGGCCCGCGCGTGCGGACGGGCCTGGGGCGACGTTTGAACCAGGCACAAGGAGAGCACAGAATGACAGAAAGACCGCTTGACGGAAAAGTCGCCTTGGTCACCGGCGCCTACCGCAATCTGGGCGCGGTCACGGCCGAGACCCTGGCGAGCCACGGTGCGTCGGTGATCATCAACGACCTGGACCGGCCGGAGATGGCGAGCCACGGTCCGGCACTGCTCGAGCGGATACGAGCCCACGGCGTGCAGGCAGCAGCCATCGCCGCCGATCTCTCACGCCCTTCCGAGGTCGAACGCCTTTGTCAGCAGGCGCTGGCGACGTTCGGCCGAGTGGACATTATCGTCAACAACGCCGGCCCGTTCAATATGGATCCCTACCTCTCGCTGGATGAGGGGACCTGGGATCTGATCATGAACGTCAACCTGAAGGCTGTCTATTTGACTGCCAAACATCTCGCGCCCCAGATGAAGGCAAATGGTTGGGGGCGGATCGTCAGCATGTGCGCCGGGTCGGCCTTCATCCGCAACCACAACGTGTATACCCTGGCAAAGGCCGGCGTCCAGGTGATCACCGAATCCCTGGCGCTGGAGCTCGGCCCAGAGGTCACCGTGAACGCCGTCTCCCCAGGCCAGATCTACGAGAGCCTGCCCGACATTCACGAATTCGATCCGACCTTCGGCGATCGCTACCTGGCCCGCACGCCTGCCAAGCGCTTGATCCGCCGGGCAGAAGTCGCCGAGATGATCGCCATGTTCTGTCTTCCCAGTAGCGGAACGATCACGGGCGTGACCATGCGCTTGGACGGGGGCGCTGAGATCCCGCGCTTCTGACCGGCGCCCAGCGCCAGGGGCCCACGCCGTGCCCTGCCTCTCGCGCCCGCACACTTATCGCCCATTCCGTCTACAGGAAGAAGCGGGAGGTCCCGGCCCCAGGGCCGCGCTGGGCAGGGTCGCTCGCCGAGGGCGGAACGCCGGGCTGGGGACCGGCGGGAAATGGGGCGTCTCTCGGGCAGCCCTGCCCGGCGGTCTAGGTCTCAATTGTGCGGCGGCAGGTGGATGGCTCGGGCTAGGGACCCGGCGGAGAAGGCTGGTACTTCGGATGCTCGCGAGCCAGACGGCAGGCGACGCGATGCCCGTCGCCGAGGTCGTACTCAGGCACTGGACGACGGCACTCCTCCAGCACAAACTCGCAGCGGCCCTGCAGCGCACAGCCCGGGACAAGCTCCCGGGCTGTAGGCGTTTCACCCTTGAGCAGGATCCGGTTCCGTTTGACCGTCGGATCGGGAATTGGGATGGCCGAAAGCAATGCCTTCGTGTACACGTGTGTCGGGTCGTCAAACACGTCCGCTGTGCGGCCCTGCTCCACGATCCGGCCCAGGTACATTACCATCACCCGGCCGCAGAGATGGCGGATCGTGCTCAGATCGTGAGAGATGTAGATATAGGATAGGTTGAGTTCTCGCTGCAGTTCCTTCAGCAGCACGATCACGTGGATGCGCAGCGACATGTCGAGTGAGGAGGTTGGCTCGTCCAGAATGACGAGCTTAGGCGTTGTCATCATCGCCCTTGCGACGCCGACCCGCTGCTTCTGGCCGCCGCTCAATTGATGGGGCAACCGGCCAAGGTGATCCGTCTCCAGGTGCACGCGCTGGACCGCCTGCGTCAACTGTTCCTCCCCGGCATACAGTCCATGCAACTTGAGCGGCTCCCGCAGGGTCCTGCGGATGGAAAAGCGGGGATTCAGGGACTCGTTCGGATCCTGGAAGACCATCTGGAAGTCTTTGCGCCGGGTGCGTATCCGTCCTCGCGGGATGGCCGCCAGGTCGGTGCCCTCGAATTCGATCCGGCCGCTGGTCGGCTCCTCGAGCCGCAGGATGCAGCGAGCCGTCGTGCTCTTGCCGCACCCGCTTTCGCCGACCAAGCCGACAGCTTCTCCCGGATAGACCTCGAGGCTGACCCCATTGACGGCGTGGATCGTGCTCCGGCCTTCACGAAAGTGCTTGTGCAGCTCAACCACACGCAGCAGAGGCGTGGTCATTTCGCCTCCAGGTTGCGCAGGTGGCAGAAGACCACATGCTCGGCAGCCAGCCAGCGCGGCTCCGGCCGGCGAGTCCAGCAGGCCTCCAGCACATAAGGGCAGCGGTTCGCAAACCGGCAGCCAACACTGTCGTAGTCGATGTTGGCGAAGGCGATGGCGCGTGAAGGATCCAGCTCGGCGGCTTCGTCGACGCGCAGAATGCTGGCCAGCAGGCGCTCGGTGTAGGGATGGCTCGGCCTCTTGAACAGATCGTGTACGGACGCCTGCTCCATGATCTGGCCGGCGTACATGACCGCCACCCGCTGGCAGACTTCGCTAACTACCCCCAGGTCATGGGTGATCAAGAGCAGGGAGGCCCCAACTTCGGCCTGGACCTCTCGGATGAGATCGAAGATCTGAGCCTGAATGGTCACGTCCAAGCCGGTCGTCGGTTCATCGGCGATCAGCAGCTTCGGCCGGCAAGCGAGCATCACCGCGATCAGCACACGCTGGGCCATCCCGCCGCTCAGCTGATGCGGATAGGCGCGGGCGCGCGCCTCGGCATCCGAGATTCCCACATGCTGGAGCAGCGCGATCGCCTGCTGGCTTGCCGTCTCCTTCTTCATGCCCTGGTGGAGCATCAGGGCTCTCGCCACCTGCTCACCCGCGCGCATCAACGGATTGAGCGCGGCGCGAGGGTTCTGGAAGATCATGGAGATCTCAGACCCGCGAATCCCGCGCATGTCCGATTCCGTCAGCGCCAGTAGATCCTGACCGCCGAACCAGATCGTGCCCTCGGAGACCCGGGCAGCGGGCGGCAACAGACGCATGATGGCTAGGGCCGTCATCGTCTTGCCCGAGCCGCTCTCACCCACCAGCCCCATCACCTCATTGGGGAGCACCTCGAAATCGACGTCCAGCAGCACGGCCCGGAATGTATCCTGCCCGTGGATGTCCAGCCGAAGGCGCCGTACCTGCAGCAAGGGGTCGGGCATCAGCGTTCCTCGCGCGCCATCAGATCGCGCAGGCCATCACCAACCAGGCTGAAGGCGAAGGCGATGATCACGATCGCCAAACCGGGGAAGAGCCACGTCCACCACTCGCCGGTGATGATGCGCTGCGCCCCCTCCGCCACCATCACGCCCCATTCCGCCGTCGGGGGAGTGATGCCCAGGCCCAGGAAGGCCAGGCCGGCGGCGTCCAGGATTGCCCATCCCAGCACCAGCGTCACCTGGATGAAGGCCGGCGTCAACGAGTTCGGCAGCAGGTGGACCAAAACGACCCGCCAGCGAGGGTTGCCCACCACCACCGCGGCATCGGCATACTGCATCGTTCGCACCCGAAGCATCTCGCCTCGAGTCAGGCGGATGAAATACGGGACATAGGCAATACTGATGGCCATGATGACATTGGGGATCGTATCGCCCAAAATGCCGGTCAGTGCCATGGCCAAGATGAAGGCCGGGAAAGCCAGCAGGACATCGACCACCCGCATGACTGCATCATCGACTCCGCCGCCGTAGTACCCGGAGAGAGCGCCAACGGAGGCCCCGACAAGGAAGGCGCTCAGCGCCACCGAGAAGGCGATGCTGAGATCGAGGCGCGTGGCGTACAAGACACGCGAGTAGATGTCGCGCCCGAACTTGTCTGTCCCGAACCAGAAATCCGATGACGGCGGCTGGAGTGTCGCTTGAGGATGGGTCGCGTTCGGCCTGTAGGGAGCCACCTCGGGACCGATCACGGCCACGGCCACGTATACCAGGATCAGGAAGACCCCGAAGGAGAACAGCCTCCAGCGACCAATGGAACTCAGCCCACGGTACCAGAGGGAGCGCTTGCGCCCTTGTGGCACACTCACCCTCGGATCCAGGGTTGTCTCCACGTCAGCCCAGCCGAATCCGCGGATCGATGAAGCCATAGGCCAGATCGATCACGAGATTGATTCCGACGTAGATGACGGCGATCAAGATCACGAAACCCTGCACGGCGTTGAAGTCATTGATTGTCAACGCATTCCAGGCGTATTGACCGATGCCCGCCCACGAGAAGACCCTCTCGACGATGACATTTCCGGCGATCAGGTAGCCGAAGACAATCCCGATCATGGTCAGGATCGGGATGAAGGCATTCCTCAGCCCGTCACGCACGACCACGCTTCGTCTGGGGACGCCGATCGCTCTTGCTGTGCGGACGAAATCGGAATTGAGGGTGTCCAACATCGAACCCCGCGTCATCTTGACGATCGGCGCACTGACCACGAACGCCAGCACCAAAGCCGGCAGCCAGAGATGGTTCAGGGCATCAAGGAACGTACTGAACTGGCCGGCCAGAAGGCTGTCGACTGTGAACAGGCCTGTCACCAGGGGAGGCTCAGGCACCCCGATCGTCAGGCGATCCAGCGGCGCCGGCGCCCAGCCCAGCGTGTAGTAGAAGACGTGCACGCAGAGCAGCGCCAGCCAGAACAGCGCCTGGGCTGCCCCTAGAGTGGCATACAGTCGAACCCCTTGGTCGATCCAGGTTCCGGCGTAGACGGCCGCCAGAATGCCGAGCACGAGTCCGACGACCAGGGCCACCAGGAAGGCCGTCGCCGCCAGCTCCAGAGTGGCTGGCAGCCGTTCGCCGAGCTCCTTGAGCACCGGCTGACCGGTCTTCCAGCTCTCGCCCAGGTTGCCGGTCAGGATCTCCTGGGCGTAGCGGCCGAACTGGACAGAGAGCGGCTGGTCCAGCCCCATCTCCTGCTCGTACTCTCGGATCAACTCGGCATCGGCAAGGGGGCCGGCGCGCAATGCGGCCGGGTTGGAGGGAAGAATGTGGGTCAGCAAGAACACGAACACCACGACCCCGGCCAGGGTCACGATCGCCAGCCCCGTTCGGCGCAGCAAGTACCCTAGGAGGCGGGGCATACACTCCTCGCTCCCCACCCCGTCGGCCGACGCCTCTCGCCCGGTTGCCTGGCGGCGGTTGGCTTGACGCCCATCTGCGAGCGATCACCCCTCTCCCAGTTGACCATAGGCTCTCCCGTTTCAGGGTCGTACACCGCCTGGTGGTGCAGGCAGGGGCACACGCCACGTGTGCCCCTGCCAACTAGGACTTCCTTCGAAAAGCCGGTTGCCGCTCGCCTACTCCTTGCCCAAGAAGGCGTAGCGCAGTGTCAGATCATTGAAGAGGGCGATCCCACCGACATTGGACCGCGTCGCAATGATCCACTCCGGCGCGTACAGGTAGATCCAGGGTACCTCTTCTTGTACCACGATTTCCTGTCCGCGCTTGCTGAGCTCGTCGCGCTGAACCGGGTCGCTGATGAGCGTCAGGTCGGCGATGATCTTGTCGAGCTCCTGGTTGCAGGTCATCGAGTAGTTGGTGAACTGGCCGCACTTGAAGTTCCAGGTGAATTGGAACGCCGGGTCATTTCCCCAGGAGTACCACTCGAAGATGTAGAACGGCAGGGTGTGCTTGCCATCCGCATCCATGGCATTCAGGAGCTCGTTGTACTGGGCGACCGGGAGGGCGTTGATATTGACCGTGACGCCGATCTCCGCCGCCCCGGATTGAATCCAGGTGGCCGAATCAACCCGTGCCTGGTCCTCTTGCGGGACAACCAGGTCCACCGTAAATCCGTTCGGGTAGTTAGCTTCTACGAGCAGCGCCTTGGCCTCTTCGACTGTAGCCTGATCGTAGGTGAAGAACTCCTTGGTGTGCGTCGCCATGCCTTCGGCGATCGGAGAACCCGGATTGGCGCCGTAGCCGTAGATCACGTTGTCAGTGA
This DNA window, taken from Anaerolineales bacterium, encodes the following:
- a CDS encoding SDR family oxidoreductase gives rise to the protein MTERPLDGKVALVTGAYRNLGAVTAETLASHGASVIINDLDRPEMASHGPALLERIRAHGVQAAAIAADLSRPSEVERLCQQALATFGRVDIIVNNAGPFNMDPYLSLDEGTWDLIMNVNLKAVYLTAKHLAPQMKANGWGRIVSMCAGSAFIRNHNVYTLAKAGVQVITESLALELGPEVTVNAVSPGQIYESLPDIHEFDPTFGDRYLARTPAKRLIRRAEVAEMIAMFCLPSSGTITGVTMRLDGGAEIPRF
- a CDS encoding ATP-binding cassette domain-containing protein, which produces MTTPLLRVVELHKHFREGRSTIHAVNGVSLEVYPGEAVGLVGESGCGKSTTARCILRLEEPTSGRIEFEGTDLAAIPRGRIRTRRKDFQMVFQDPNESLNPRFSIRRTLREPLKLHGLYAGEEQLTQAVQRVHLETDHLGRLPHQLSGGQKQRVGVARAMMTTPKLVILDEPTSSLDMSLRIHVIVLLKELQRELNLSYIYISHDLSTIRHLCGRVMVMYLGRIVEQGRTADVFDDPTHVYTKALLSAIPIPDPTVKRNRILLKGETPTARELVPGCALQGRCEFVLEECRRPVPEYDLGDGHRVACRLAREHPKYQPSPPGP
- a CDS encoding ABC transporter ATP-binding protein, translating into MPDPLLQVRRLRLDIHGQDTFRAVLLDVDFEVLPNEVMGLVGESGSGKTMTALAIMRLLPPAARVSEGTIWFGGQDLLALTESDMRGIRGSEISMIFQNPRAALNPLMRAGEQVARALMLHQGMKKETASQQAIALLQHVGISDAEARARAYPHQLSGGMAQRVLIAVMLACRPKLLIADEPTTGLDVTIQAQIFDLIREVQAEVGASLLLITHDLGVVSEVCQRVAVMYAGQIMEQASVHDLFKRPSHPYTERLLASILRVDEAAELDPSRAIAFANIDYDSVGCRFANRCPYVLEACWTRRPEPRWLAAEHVVFCHLRNLEAK
- a CDS encoding ABC transporter permease yields the protein MSVPQGRKRSLWYRGLSSIGRWRLFSFGVFLILVYVAVAVIGPEVAPYRPNATHPQATLQPPSSDFWFGTDKFGRDIYSRVLYATRLDLSIAFSVALSAFLVGASVGALSGYYGGGVDDAVMRVVDVLLAFPAFILAMALTGILGDTIPNVIMAISIAYVPYFIRLTRGEMLRVRTMQYADAAVVVGNPRWRVVLVHLLPNSLTPAFIQVTLVLGWAILDAAGLAFLGLGITPPTAEWGVMVAEGAQRIITGEWWTWLFPGLAIVIIAFAFSLVGDGLRDLMAREER
- a CDS encoding ABC transporter permease, which encodes MPRLLGYLLRRTGLAIVTLAGVVVFVFLLTHILPSNPAALRAGPLADAELIREYEQEMGLDQPLSVQFGRYAQEILTGNLGESWKTGQPVLKELGERLPATLELAATAFLVALVVGLVLGILAAVYAGTWIDQGVRLYATLGAAQALFWLALLCVHVFYYTLGWAPAPLDRLTIGVPEPPLVTGLFTVDSLLAGQFSTFLDALNHLWLPALVLAFVVSAPIVKMTRGSMLDTLNSDFVRTARAIGVPRRSVVVRDGLRNAFIPILTMIGIVFGYLIAGNVIVERVFSWAGIGQYAWNALTINDFNAVQGFVILIAVIYVGINLVIDLAYGFIDPRIRLG